One Streptococcus gallolyticus subsp. gallolyticus DSM 16831 DNA window includes the following coding sequences:
- a CDS encoding pyridoxal phosphate-dependent aminotransferase: MFSQSKILQELPEQFFASLVAKVNVKVAEGYDVINLGQGNPDQPTYDYIVDALIESAKNPASHKYSQFRGNANFKAAASQFYKDNYHVNLDSEKEICVLGGAKIGLVEFPLATMNPDELLLLPDPGYPDYLSSVSLGKINYETFPLKAENNFLPDLQAIPEEVAKRAKFIYVNYPNNPTGAVATAAFYEELVAWAKKYEVGVVSDFAYGALGADGYENPSFLSTPGAKDVGIELYTFSKTFNMAGWRLAFAAGNEQLIEALNLLQDHLFVSIFPAIQDAGAAALLDEKAKAAIAGLNQKYDKRRHAFVQAAEKIGWHAFESKGSFYAWMPVPEGYDSESFADLLLNEAHVAVAPGKGFGEQGDGYVRIGLLVEPDRLVEAVERISKLKLFEK, encoded by the coding sequence GTGTTTTCACAATCAAAGATTTTACAAGAATTGCCAGAACAGTTTTTTGCTAGTCTTGTCGCAAAAGTTAATGTCAAAGTGGCAGAAGGCTATGATGTCATCAATCTTGGACAGGGCAATCCAGATCAGCCAACTTATGATTACATTGTTGATGCTTTAATTGAATCAGCCAAAAATCCTGCTTCTCATAAATACTCGCAATTTCGTGGAAATGCTAATTTTAAAGCGGCAGCCAGTCAATTTTATAAGGACAATTATCATGTAAATCTTGATAGCGAAAAGGAAATTTGTGTCCTTGGTGGTGCAAAGATTGGCTTGGTAGAATTTCCTCTGGCGACAATGAATCCTGATGAATTGCTCTTGTTGCCAGACCCAGGTTATCCAGATTATCTCTCAAGTGTGTCGCTTGGAAAAATCAACTATGAGACATTTCCGTTAAAAGCTGAAAATAATTTCTTACCAGACTTGCAAGCTATTCCTGAAGAAGTAGCTAAACGTGCGAAATTCATCTATGTTAATTATCCTAATAATCCGACAGGTGCGGTTGCAACTGCAGCATTTTACGAAGAACTCGTCGCTTGGGCTAAAAAATACGAGGTTGGGGTAGTTAGCGATTTTGCTTATGGTGCCTTAGGGGCAGACGGTTATGAGAATCCAAGCTTTTTGTCAACACCTGGAGCTAAAGATGTCGGCATTGAGTTATACACTTTTTCTAAGACCTTTAATATGGCGGGGTGGCGTTTGGCATTTGCGGCAGGAAATGAACAATTGATTGAAGCGCTTAATTTGCTACAAGACCACCTTTTTGTGAGTATCTTCCCTGCTATTCAAGATGCGGGAGCAGCAGCTCTTTTAGATGAAAAAGCAAAGGCAGCAATCGCAGGGTTAAATCAGAAATACGACAAGCGTCGCCATGCTTTTGTTCAAGCAGCAGAAAAAATTGGTTGGCATGCTTTTGAGTCAAAAGGGTCGTTCTATGCTTGGATGCCCGTACCAGAAGGGTATGACAGCGAAAGTTTTGCAGATTTGCTATTAAATGAAGCTCACGTTGCTGTCGCACCAGGAAAAGGTTTTGGAGAACAAGGAGACGGATACGTCAGAATCGGTTTACTCGTCGAACCAGACCGCCTTGTCGAAGCCGTCGAGCGAATTAGCAAACTGAAATTATTTGAAAAATAG
- a CDS encoding ABC transporter ATP-binding protein, whose amino-acid sequence MVRINVQNLSKSFKDTVALDEVSFCVNEGEIFGFLGPSGAGKTTTINILTNQLKQDSGEVEILGKKPEQLTPDDYLKMGIMSDTVGFYENMTVYKNLEFFARFHNLPMSKVDDLLKRLDLYEDRNKKAKKISTGMRQRLLLIRAILHDPEIIFLDEPTSGMDPTLSQKVHQLLLELKNKGISIFLTTHNMQEATKLCDKLSLLNKGKILEYGSPEEIIEKYRVDDNVHLLYKNGEEKVISRDEVANYLNPNVVSMHTAEPDLETIFIKLTGEKWHGE is encoded by the coding sequence ATGGTTAGGATAAATGTACAAAATTTGTCTAAAAGTTTTAAAGATACTGTGGCTTTAGACGAGGTATCCTTTTGTGTTAATGAAGGGGAAATTTTTGGTTTTTTAGGACCTTCGGGTGCTGGTAAAACAACAACTATTAATATTTTAACGAATCAGTTAAAACAAGATAGTGGAGAGGTTGAAATTCTTGGTAAAAAGCCTGAACAATTAACTCCTGATGATTATTTAAAAATGGGAATTATGAGTGATACCGTAGGTTTTTACGAAAATATGACTGTATATAAGAATTTAGAATTTTTTGCACGTTTTCACAATCTTCCGATGAGTAAAGTAGATGATTTGTTGAAGCGTCTAGATTTATATGAAGATCGTAATAAAAAAGCGAAAAAAATTTCTACTGGTATGCGCCAACGATTATTACTCATTCGTGCAATTTTACACGATCCTGAGATTATTTTCTTAGATGAGCCAACTTCTGGCATGGATCCAACATTATCACAAAAAGTACATCAGTTATTGTTGGAATTGAAGAATAAGGGCATTTCTATTTTTTTGACAACTCATAATATGCAAGAAGCAACTAAATTGTGTGATAAATTATCTTTATTAAATAAAGGTAAAATTTTGGAATATGGAAGTCCAGAAGAGATTATTGAAAAGTATCGTGTTGACGATAATGTTCATCTTCTCTATAAAAATGGTGAGGAAAAAGTTATTTCAAGAGATGAAGTTGCCAATTACCTTAATCCTAATGTTGTCAGTATGCATACAGCAGAACCTGATTTGGAAACTATTTTTATTAAATTGACAGGAGAAAAATGGCATGGGGAATAG
- a CDS encoding ABC transporter permease gives MGNRFMSLLWLRWQFILSNKLFLFTVFSPILYMAIFAALGNPEINASLIGTGINLVYSYTAGTFASTMISEEKEKKNLKALILSGVRQGEYILSVVVFPLLFSLISSILIPIIMQIQDMDWGKFLVVVSLTNLIFVLLNLLIAFLAKNQTQTTVCSLTLVIIASFLPLFSEFIKSVNKFMHYSFIGANAKYFKELSSYQLTDQTMVVLLIWIFLTSIALYFAYKKNRKID, from the coding sequence ATGGGGAATAGATTTATGAGTTTACTTTGGTTACGTTGGCAGTTCATATTAAGTAATAAACTTTTTCTTTTTACGGTTTTCTCGCCAATTCTTTACATGGCGATATTTGCTGCTTTGGGAAATCCAGAAATCAATGCTTCGCTTATCGGAACGGGAATTAATTTAGTTTATAGTTACACAGCAGGTACCTTTGCCTCGACCATGATTTCAGAGGAAAAAGAAAAGAAAAATTTAAAAGCTTTGATTTTATCAGGAGTAAGGCAGGGAGAGTACATTTTATCAGTTGTTGTTTTTCCACTCCTTTTTTCCTTGATTTCTAGTATTTTAATCCCAATTATAATGCAAATCCAAGATATGGATTGGGGAAAATTTTTAGTAGTTGTGAGCTTGACTAATCTTATTTTTGTGTTGTTGAATCTTTTAATTGCATTTTTAGCTAAAAATCAAACCCAAACAACGGTTTGTAGTCTTACATTAGTTATTATCGCAAGTTTTCTCCCTCTTTTTTCAGAATTTATTAAATCTGTTAACAAATTCATGCATTATTCTTTTATTGGTGCAAATGCCAAATATTTTAAGGAATTATCTAGTTATCAATTGACTGACCAAACAATGGTTGTTTTACTTATTTGGATTTTCTTGACTTCAATAGCGCTTTATTTTGCTTATAAGAAAAATCGAAAAATTGATTAG
- the argC gene encoding N-acetyl-gamma-glutamyl-phosphate reductase: MKVSIVGITGYSGLELVKLLNNHKNVTIASIHATKEIGRRLSELYPYLVGVCDLVIEAFNAQEIMTKSDLVFFATPSGVASQLAQPFVEVDFPVIDLSGDHRLPADSYEKWYKKTPASDDVLNKFTYALAEFTDVKGKKFISNPGCYATATELALIPLLKAGVAEEDSIIVDAKSGLTGAGKALSESSHFVNVHDNYVTYKLNRHQHIPEIVQELRLFSKKLHHIQFSTSLLPVNRGIMATSYVKLKKPLSEAELYAIYKDAYKDKPFVRIQDDLPELHNVIGSNFTDIGFLYNDVTNVLTVVSVIDNLIKGAAGQAVQNLNLMNGWNETEGLLISPNYL; encoded by the coding sequence ATGAAAGTGTCAATTGTTGGTATCACTGGATATAGTGGTCTCGAATTAGTTAAATTATTGAATAATCATAAAAATGTTACGATTGCTTCGATTCATGCAACTAAGGAAATCGGCCGACGATTGTCAGAATTATACCCTTACCTTGTTGGTGTTTGTGACTTAGTTATTGAGGCATTTAATGCTCAAGAAATCATGACAAAATCAGATTTGGTTTTCTTTGCGACACCAAGTGGGGTGGCTAGCCAGTTAGCGCAGCCATTTGTTGAAGTTGATTTCCCAGTGATTGATTTGTCAGGCGACCATCGTTTGCCAGCTGATTCTTATGAAAAATGGTATAAAAAAACACCAGCTAGTGATGATGTGTTGAATAAATTTACATATGCTTTGGCAGAATTTACAGATGTCAAAGGTAAGAAATTCATTTCAAACCCTGGTTGCTATGCGACAGCAACAGAATTAGCCTTGATTCCATTGCTAAAAGCTGGTGTGGCTGAAGAAGATTCTATCATCGTTGATGCAAAAAGTGGTTTGACGGGGGCTGGTAAAGCTTTATCAGAATCAAGTCACTTTGTCAATGTGCATGATAACTACGTGACTTACAAATTAAACCGTCATCAGCATATTCCTGAAATTGTGCAGGAATTGCGATTATTTAGCAAGAAGTTACACCACATTCAGTTTTCAACATCATTGTTGCCAGTTAACCGTGGGATTATGGCGACTTCTTATGTTAAATTGAAAAAACCATTGAGCGAAGCGGAATTATACGCCATTTACAAGGATGCTTACAAGGACAAACCTTTTGTTCGCATCCAAGATGATTTGCCAGAATTGCACAATGTTATCGGTTCAAACTTTACAGATATTGGTTTTCTTTACAATGATGTCACAAATGTGCTGACGGTCGTATCTGTTATCGATAATTTGATTAAAGGCGCTGCTGGTCAAGCCGTGCAAAATCTGAATTTGATGAATGGTTGGAACGAAACAGAAGGTTTGTTGATTTCACCAAATTATTTATAG
- the argJ gene encoding bifunctional ornithine acetyltransferase/N-acetylglutamate synthase — MKVIEGNVASPLGFSADGLHAGFKKRKLDFGWIVSEVPASVAGVYTTNKVIAAPLIVTRNSIKKAQKMKAIVVNSGVANSCTGVQGMEDAYTMQKWTAEKLGVEPDLVGIASTGVIGDLLPMDTLKTGLSKLVVNGNSDDFSKAILTTDTMVKTVAVTEKFGRDEVTMAGVAKGSGMIHPNMATMLAFITCDANISSETLQLALSQNVETTFNQITVDGDTSTNDMVLVLSNGCTLNEEILPDTPEFDKFSAMLNYVMQELAKKIAKDGEGASKLIEVNVKNAPNALDARMMAKSVVGSSLVKTAIFGEDPNWGRILAAVGYAGVDVPVDNIDIYLGDIPVMLKSSPVDFEAEEMQDIMHEDEITITVDLHSGEAVGKAWGCDLSYDYVKINALYRT, encoded by the coding sequence ATGAAAGTGATTGAAGGAAATGTTGCGAGCCCTCTTGGTTTTTCGGCAGACGGTTTGCATGCAGGATTTAAGAAAAGAAAACTTGATTTTGGTTGGATTGTTTCAGAAGTTCCCGCTAGTGTAGCAGGTGTTTACACGACAAATAAAGTCATTGCTGCGCCATTGATTGTGACACGAAATTCCATTAAAAAAGCGCAAAAGATGAAAGCAATCGTTGTGAATTCAGGAGTGGCAAATTCTTGTACGGGCGTGCAAGGAATGGAAGATGCCTATACTATGCAAAAATGGACAGCTGAAAAATTAGGCGTTGAGCCTGATTTGGTCGGTATTGCTTCAACGGGTGTTATTGGTGATTTGTTGCCAATGGATACTCTTAAAACTGGGCTTTCTAAGCTTGTTGTTAATGGTAATTCTGATGATTTCTCGAAAGCTATCTTAACAACAGATACTATGGTTAAAACCGTTGCTGTCACAGAAAAATTTGGTCGTGATGAAGTGACCATGGCCGGTGTAGCGAAAGGTTCAGGAATGATTCACCCAAATATGGCAACTATGCTTGCTTTTATCACTTGTGATGCGAATATTTCAAGTGAAACCTTGCAGCTTGCGCTAAGCCAAAATGTTGAAACAACATTTAACCAAATTACGGTTGACGGTGATACATCAACAAATGATATGGTCTTAGTGTTGTCAAATGGTTGTACATTGAATGAAGAAATCTTGCCAGATACACCAGAATTTGATAAGTTTTCAGCAATGCTCAATTATGTCATGCAGGAATTGGCTAAGAAAATCGCCAAAGACGGTGAAGGGGCAAGCAAACTCATTGAAGTCAATGTCAAGAATGCACCAAATGCCCTTGATGCTCGTATGATGGCAAAAAGTGTCGTTGGTTCAAGTCTTGTTAAAACAGCGATTTTTGGAGAGGACCCTAACTGGGGACGTATTTTAGCAGCGGTTGGCTATGCAGGTGTTGATGTTCCAGTTGACAACATTGACATTTACCTCGGCGACATTCCTGTCATGCTAAAATCAAGCCCAGTTGACTTTGAAGCTGAGGAAATGCAAGACATCATGCACGAGGATGAGATTACGATTACGGTTGATTTGCATTCTGGTGAAGCAGTAGGAAAAGCTTGGGGCTGTGATTTATCATACGACTACGTGAAAATTAATGCCCTTTATCGCACATAA
- the argB gene encoding acetylglutamate kinase: MENIIVIKIGGVASQHLSQDFINQIKKWKEAGKQLVIVHGGGFAINKLMEEEHVPVKKINGLRVTSQSDMKLVSYALLNIVGENLVKKLNQSSIDSIQLLSDIEKVVQADFLDQETYGYVGNVSQIQTEILEKMLANQMLPVLASIGYSKDGDMLNINADYLATAVAVALGAEKLVLMTDVKGVLENGAVLDSLSSTEFQDKIDQGIITGGMIPKIESAVNTVLAGVGEVLIGDNLVTGTSIIC; the protein is encoded by the coding sequence ATGGAAAATATTATTGTGATTAAAATCGGAGGTGTTGCTAGTCAGCATCTTTCGCAAGACTTTATTAATCAAATCAAAAAATGGAAAGAAGCAGGCAAGCAGCTGGTTATCGTTCATGGTGGCGGCTTTGCGATTAACAAATTAATGGAAGAAGAGCACGTGCCTGTTAAGAAAATCAACGGTCTGCGTGTGACAAGCCAATCTGACATGAAGCTTGTTAGCTATGCCTTGTTAAATATCGTTGGAGAAAATTTGGTTAAAAAACTTAACCAGTCGTCTATTGATAGCATTCAACTCTTGTCTGATATTGAAAAAGTCGTTCAGGCTGATTTCTTAGACCAAGAAACTTACGGTTATGTTGGCAATGTTTCACAAATTCAGACGGAAATCTTGGAAAAAATGTTGGCAAATCAAATGTTACCTGTCCTTGCCTCAATTGGCTATTCTAAAGATGGTGATATGCTAAATATCAATGCGGATTATCTTGCAACAGCCGTTGCCGTTGCCCTCGGCGCTGAAAAATTAGTCTTGATGACTGATGTTAAAGGTGTTTTGGAAAATGGTGCGGTGCTCGATAGCCTTTCTTCGACAGAATTTCAAGATAAGATTGACCAAGGAATTATCACAGGAGGCATGATTCCTAAGATTGAATCAGCGGTAAATACCGTTTTAGCAGGTGTTGGTGAGGTATTGATTGGCGACAATCTGGTAACAGGAACTTCAATCATCTGCTAA
- a CDS encoding acetylornithine transaminase, protein MTKLFQNYKRAAVEFVKAEGNYLFDQDGKKYLDFSTGIGVTNLGFHPEVKAALQKQSEEIWHTPNLYLNSLQEEVAGKLIGDKDYLAFFANSGAEANEAAIKIARKATGKQEIITFVNSFHGRTFGSMSATGQDKIKDGFGDVVPHFSYAIYNDLDSVKSLVTDDTAAIMLELVQGESGVRPADKDFVTALSAFCQETGILLIVDEVQTGMGRTGKLFSFEHYGIEPDIFTLAKGLGNGVPVGAMLAKEKLGFAFSYGSHGSTFGGNKLVMSAASSVLDIMLADGFLPQAFDNGNYLQAELKKVLTGNAKVTDVRGLGYMIGIETTENLAELVEKARDKGLIVLTAGTNVIRLLPPLTLTKEEIDQGVAILAEVFA, encoded by the coding sequence ATGACAAAATTATTTCAAAATTATAAACGCGCAGCCGTTGAATTTGTCAAGGCAGAAGGAAATTACCTTTTTGACCAAGACGGCAAGAAATACCTTGATTTTTCAACAGGAATCGGTGTGACAAATCTTGGTTTTCATCCAGAAGTGAAAGCTGCTTTGCAAAAACAATCCGAAGAAATCTGGCACACACCAAACTTGTACCTTAATTCTTTGCAAGAAGAAGTGGCAGGCAAATTGATTGGGGATAAAGATTATCTTGCTTTCTTTGCCAATAGCGGTGCTGAAGCCAATGAAGCTGCTATTAAAATTGCACGTAAGGCGACTGGCAAGCAAGAAATCATTACTTTTGTTAATTCTTTCCATGGTCGTACTTTTGGGTCAATGTCCGCAACTGGGCAAGACAAAATCAAGGATGGTTTTGGTGATGTAGTGCCACATTTTAGCTATGCGATTTACAATGATTTAGATAGCGTGAAAAGCTTGGTGACCGATGATACTGCCGCTATTATGTTGGAATTGGTTCAAGGGGAATCAGGTGTTCGTCCAGCTGACAAGGATTTTGTGACAGCATTAAGCGCATTTTGCCAAGAAACAGGTATTTTGCTGATTGTTGATGAGGTGCAAACTGGTATGGGACGTACTGGTAAATTGTTCTCATTTGAGCATTATGGCATTGAGCCTGATATTTTCACTTTGGCAAAAGGTCTTGGAAATGGTGTACCAGTCGGTGCCATGTTAGCCAAGGAAAAACTTGGTTTTGCTTTCTCTTACGGTAGCCATGGTTCAACCTTTGGTGGTAATAAACTTGTTATGTCAGCAGCCTCAAGCGTACTCGATATTATGTTGGCTGACGGTTTCTTGCCACAAGCGTTTGACAATGGAAATTACTTGCAAGCTGAATTGAAAAAAGTTTTGACTGGCAATGCAAAAGTGACTGATGTTCGTGGTCTTGGTTACATGATTGGGATTGAAACGACTGAAAATCTTGCCGAATTGGTCGAAAAAGCACGTGACAAAGGCTTGATTGTCTTGACAGCAGGAACAAATGTTATTCGTCTCTTGCCACCATTGACCTTGACGAAGGAAGAAATCGACCAAGGCGTAGCCATTTTGGCAGAGGTTTTTGCGTAA